A single window of Chitinophaga sp. XS-30 DNA harbors:
- a CDS encoding BamA/TamA family outer membrane protein produces the protein MIRTLQHILILASGALLLSACSTTRTVPEGDRLYTGATIKWDDKKPKDYSELESGMEDRIRPNPNRKFLGMPIKLWLYNLGNEPKGKGLNHLLRNKWGEAPVLLSQFKGQHTEDILTSYIEDNGYFQSEVDHEINNKGSKKASVKFTVTPHHRYTIRRVRFDTDTGLLGKHIMQTTGGTILKPDDNYSLDKIKEERERIHDYLKENGFYYFTPDYLLVKVDSTLKGKVDLYLAIKKTTPPVALRQFYMKSVTLYTNYDLAEDSIQRGNEGIQYQNFKIIDPDSLYKPIVFDRSVFLQNDSLYRLSSHNITLQRLVNLGTFKFVRANFRPARDSSLLYANFFLTPYPKRSLQFEVSGTSKSNSFVGSQVKISARNRNFQHRANLLEVNLGGGFETQVGGKTTQLSTNAYSLNAEVALTLPRFFTPVIKFNPRTPYVPRTRFSVGYELLSRPNLYNLNAFNMQYGYIWKQTRYLDHALYPVAITYVLPSKESDEFQQQKEQDPALAQSVSKQFILGSNYTITFNNQSVEKYHSFYASFNADIAGNLAGLLAKKQPDGTKRVFNNDFSQYLRFNIEGRHYFKLSEKWRWVNRLYAGYGYAYGKTPLGIPPTLPFVKQFFSGGSNSIRAFRARTLGPGSYHESVNDSTNLLLANAAGDIKLEGNSELRFKPASLLEIAAFIDAGNIWLGQSEDPRKAFSFSRFSKELAVGAGLGLRIDASILLVRFDLAFPLRKPWLPEGERWVMKQINFGDGAWRKENLILNIAIGYPF, from the coding sequence TGGGACGACAAGAAGCCGAAGGACTACAGCGAACTGGAATCCGGCATGGAAGACCGCATACGCCCCAATCCGAACAGAAAATTCCTGGGCATGCCCATCAAGCTATGGTTGTACAATCTCGGCAACGAGCCCAAAGGCAAGGGGCTCAACCACCTGCTGCGCAATAAATGGGGGGAAGCACCTGTATTGCTGAGCCAGTTCAAAGGCCAGCATACGGAAGACATCCTGACCAGCTATATCGAAGATAACGGCTATTTTCAGTCTGAAGTGGATCATGAGATCAACAACAAAGGCAGCAAAAAAGCCAGTGTAAAATTCACCGTAACCCCGCATCACCGCTATACGATCCGCCGGGTACGGTTCGATACCGATACCGGCCTGCTGGGGAAACATATCATGCAAACCACCGGCGGGACCATCCTGAAGCCGGACGATAATTACAGCCTGGACAAGATCAAGGAAGAACGGGAAAGGATACACGATTATCTGAAAGAGAACGGTTTCTATTATTTCACGCCGGATTACCTGCTCGTAAAAGTGGATAGTACCCTGAAAGGCAAAGTAGACCTTTACCTCGCCATCAAAAAAACTACTCCCCCCGTAGCGCTGCGGCAATTCTATATGAAAAGCGTAACGCTCTATACGAACTACGATCTGGCAGAGGACAGCATACAACGGGGCAATGAGGGCATACAGTATCAGAACTTCAAGATCATCGACCCGGATTCCCTGTACAAGCCCATTGTATTTGACCGTTCCGTGTTCCTGCAGAACGACAGCCTCTACCGGCTCAGTTCGCATAACATCACGCTGCAGCGGCTGGTGAACCTGGGTACCTTCAAGTTCGTGCGGGCCAACTTCCGTCCCGCGCGGGACAGCAGCCTGCTCTATGCCAATTTCTTCCTCACCCCCTACCCTAAACGATCTTTGCAATTCGAAGTGTCCGGCACGTCCAAATCCAACAGCTTCGTGGGTTCGCAGGTAAAGATATCTGCACGCAACAGAAATTTCCAGCACCGGGCCAATCTGCTGGAGGTCAATCTGGGCGGAGGTTTTGAAACACAGGTCGGCGGCAAGACCACCCAGCTCTCCACCAATGCATACAGCCTGAATGCCGAGGTAGCGCTAACCCTGCCCAGGTTCTTTACACCCGTCATCAAATTCAACCCGCGGACGCCCTATGTTCCGCGCACCCGCTTCAGTGTAGGATATGAGCTACTGAGCAGGCCCAACCTGTATAACCTCAATGCATTCAACATGCAGTATGGTTATATCTGGAAACAGACGCGCTATCTCGATCATGCGCTGTACCCGGTGGCGATCACCTATGTGCTGCCATCGAAGGAATCCGATGAATTCCAGCAGCAGAAGGAACAAGACCCGGCCCTGGCGCAATCCGTATCGAAGCAGTTCATCCTCGGCAGCAACTACACCATAACGTTCAATAACCAGTCCGTTGAAAAATACCACAGCTTCTACGCCAGCTTCAATGCCGATATAGCCGGCAACCTGGCCGGCCTGCTGGCAAAGAAGCAACCGGACGGCACAAAACGGGTATTCAATAACGACTTCTCGCAATACCTGCGTTTCAATATCGAGGGACGGCATTATTTCAAGCTGTCTGAAAAATGGCGCTGGGTGAACAGGTTATATGCCGGCTACGGTTACGCCTATGGGAAAACGCCGCTCGGCATTCCGCCCACCCTGCCCTTTGTGAAACAGTTCTTTTCCGGGGGCAGCAACAGCATCCGCGCTTTCCGCGCCCGTACGCTCGGGCCCGGCTCGTATCATGAAAGCGTCAATGATTCCACTAACCTGCTGCTGGCCAATGCTGCGGGAGACATCAAACTGGAAGGCAACTCCGAACTGCGGTTCAAGCCCGCCAGCCTGCTGGAGATCGCCGCATTCATAGACGCCGGCAACATCTGGCTGGGGCAGTCCGAAGACCCGCGCAAGGCTTTCAGCTTCAGCCGGTTTTCCAAAGAACTGGCCGTTGGCGCCGGGCTGGGCCTGCGGATAGACGCTTCCATTCTGCTCGTGCGCTTCGACCTCGCTTTTCCGCTCCGCAAGCCCTGGCTGCCGGAAGGCGAGCGCTGGGTGATGAAGCAGATAAATTTCGGGGACGGCGCCTGGCGGAAGGAGAACCTCATCCTGAATATCGCCATCGGTTATCCGTTCTAA
- a CDS encoding gliding motility-associated C-terminal domain-containing protein: MKRFLPYKMKTLIPAWAFRAGQVLSLLLLLSTKTHAAFLIPTELNLNANQIHESNAIGTVIGLFSTNADAGVCTYSLVTGEGDEDNGAFITAGNTLKAAMVFDYETKHSYTIRVRVTNEDGEFMERPFSIQIIDVYEITNSIEASNLVTPNGDGKNDTWIVRNLPPHGNNEVRIVDRSGRVVYYRKNYQNDWNGTTSNGTPLAEGVYLYVIDFGAGLNPFKGTITLIRDRH, encoded by the coding sequence ATGAAACGATTTTTACCCTATAAGATGAAAACCCTGATCCCTGCATGGGCTTTCCGTGCAGGGCAGGTACTATCCCTGTTGCTGCTCCTTTCCACTAAAACACATGCGGCATTCCTGATCCCTACGGAGCTGAACCTCAACGCGAACCAGATTCATGAAAGCAATGCCATCGGCACCGTGATCGGCCTGTTCAGCACGAATGCAGACGCAGGCGTATGCACCTATTCGCTCGTGACCGGGGAAGGCGATGAAGACAATGGGGCCTTTATTACAGCCGGAAACACACTCAAGGCCGCGATGGTTTTCGATTATGAGACAAAGCACAGTTATACCATCAGAGTGCGGGTAACGAATGAAGACGGGGAATTTATGGAGAGGCCGTTTTCCATCCAGATCATCGATGTGTACGAGATCACGAACAGCATTGAAGCCAGCAATTTGGTAACGCCTAACGGGGATGGGAAGAACGACACCTGGATCGTACGCAACCTGCCGCCGCATGGTAATAATGAGGTAAGGATAGTGGATCGCTCCGGCCGCGTAGTGTATTACCGGAAGAACTATCAAAACGACTGGAACGGCACCACCAGCAACGGCACCCCGCTTGCGGAAGGCGTATATCTCTACGTGATCGATTTCGGAGCAGGGCTGAATCCCTTCAAAGGCACCATCACACTGATCAGAGACAGACACTAA